One genomic window of Procambarus clarkii isolate CNS0578487 chromosome 43, FALCON_Pclarkii_2.0, whole genome shotgun sequence includes the following:
- the LOC138349935 gene encoding collagen alpha-1(IX) chain-like: MERSVGCQGMERSVGCQGMERSVGCQGMERSVGCQGMERSVGCQGMERSVGCQGMERSVGCQGMERSVGCQGMERSVGCQGVERSVGCQGMECSVGCQGMERSVGCQGMERSVGCQGMERSVGCQGVERSVGCQGVERSVGCQGMERSVGCQGMERSVGCQGMERSVGCQGVERSVGCQGVERSVGCQGMECSVGCQGMERSVGCQGMERSVGCQGMERSVGCQGMERSVGCQGMECSVGCQGMECSVGCQGMECSVGCQGMERSVGCQGMERSVGCQGMECSVGCQGMERSVGCQGVECSVGCQGMECSVGCQGMERSVGCQGMDREPVGRADSTRDL, from the coding sequence ATGGAGCGTAGTGTTGGGTGTCAGGGTATGGAGCGTAGTGTTGGGTGTCAGGGTATGGAGCGTAGTGTTGGGTGTCAGGGTATGGAGCGTAGTGTTGGGTGTCAGGGTATGGAGCGTAGTGTTGGGTGTCAGGGTATGGAGCGTAGTGTTGGGTGTCAGGGTATGGAGCGTAGTGTTGGGTGTCAGGGTATGGAGCGTAGTGTTGGGTGTCAGGGTATGGAGCGTAGTGTTGGGTGTCAAGGTGTGGAGCGTAGTGTTGGGTGTCAGGGTATGGAGTGTAGTGTTGGGTGTCAGGGTATGGAGCGTAGTGTTGGGTGTCAGGGTATGGAGCGTAGTGTTGGGTGTCAGGGTATGGAGCGTAGTGTTGGGTGTCAGGGTGTGGAGCGTAGTGTTGGGTGTCAAGGTGTGGAGCGTAGTGTTGGGTGTCAGGGTATGGAGCGTAGTGTTGGGTGTCAGGGTATGGAGCGTAGTGTTGGGTGTCAGGGTATGGAGCGTAGTGTTGGGTGTCAGGGTGTGGAGCGTAGTGTTGGGTGTCAAGGTGTGGAGCGTAGTGTTGGGTGTCAGGGTATGGAGTGTAGTGTTGGATGTCAGGGTATGGAGCGTAGTGTTGGGTGTCAGGGTATGGAGCGTAGTGTTGGGTGTCAGGGTATGGAGCGTAGTGTTGGATGTCAGGGTATGGAGCGTAGTGTTGGGTGTCAGGGTATGGAGTGTAGTGTTGGGTGTCAGGGTATGGAGTGTAGTGTTGGGTGTCAGGGTATGGAGTGTAGTGTTGGGTGTCAGGGTATGGAGCGTAGTGTTGGGTGTCAGGGTATGGAGCGTAGTGTTGGGTGTCAGGGTATGGAGTGTAGTGTTGGGTGTCAGGGTATGGAGCGTAGTGTTGGGTGTCAGGGTGTGGAGTGTAGTGTTGGGTGTCAGGGTATGGAGTGTAGTGTTGGGTGTCAGGGTATGGAGCGTAGTGTTGGGTGTCAGGGTAtggacagggagccggtcggccgagcggacagcacgcgggacttgtga